Proteins encoded together in one Mycolicibacter minnesotensis window:
- a CDS encoding creatininase family protein → MSRRVIPDTTSTDPATARSIAVLPIGSFEQHGPYLPLGTDTLIASAIASSISQHHKVFQLPPVTFGCSHEHAAYPGTVSISATTLAAIVTDIIESLSQQNTAGLIIVNGHGGNAVLTNVVQQANQPKAPINVGLYPSREDWAEARNAAGIQSSSHDDMHAGELETSILLAVHPDYLRDGWQTSDHTASDRRYLTTIGIHAYTPTGVIGYPSQATETKGTQAIDHLGRNAATLIGLLTGQ, encoded by the coding sequence ATGAGCCGTCGAGTCATTCCCGACACCACCAGCACAGACCCCGCAACTGCCCGCTCTATCGCGGTGCTGCCGATCGGCTCATTCGAGCAACACGGCCCCTACCTTCCGCTCGGCACCGACACGCTCATCGCCAGTGCTATCGCATCGTCAATCAGTCAGCACCACAAAGTGTTTCAGTTACCACCGGTTACATTCGGCTGCTCTCACGAACACGCGGCCTACCCCGGCACCGTGAGCATCAGCGCCACCACCCTCGCCGCGATCGTCACTGACATCATCGAATCACTGTCACAACAAAACACCGCCGGGTTGATCATCGTGAACGGCCACGGCGGCAACGCTGTACTGACTAACGTCGTCCAGCAGGCCAACCAGCCGAAGGCCCCCATCAACGTCGGGCTCTACCCCAGCCGCGAAGACTGGGCCGAGGCCCGCAACGCCGCAGGCATCCAGAGCAGCAGCCATGACGACATGCACGCCGGGGAACTAGAAACCTCCATCCTGCTCGCCGTTCACCCCGACTACCTGCGAGACGGGTGGCAGACCAGCGACCACACCGCCAGCGACCGCCGCTACCTGACCACCATCGGCATCCACGCCTACACCCCCACCGGCGTCATCGGCTACCCATCACAAGCCACCGAAACCAAAGGCACCCAAGCCATCGACCACCTCGGCCGCAACGCGGCCACGCTGATCGGACTACTCACCGGTCAATAA
- a CDS encoding SCO3933 family regulatory protein yields MKLKIDTTGVTFLCTRIPEQRTNFDTGTPRIDKATGQALWQVQLIALDATGGEVLAVTVVGEPKLTVGQPVAVSGLVALPWSQDGRSGIAYRAETIAAADPAAATKTAQPPR; encoded by the coding sequence ATGAAACTGAAAATCGATACGACCGGCGTGACGTTCCTGTGCACCCGGATTCCGGAGCAGCGCACCAATTTCGACACCGGGACGCCACGCATCGATAAGGCAACTGGTCAAGCGTTGTGGCAGGTGCAGTTGATCGCCCTGGACGCCACCGGAGGCGAGGTGCTCGCCGTCACTGTGGTCGGGGAACCGAAGCTGACGGTCGGACAGCCGGTCGCGGTGTCGGGTCTGGTCGCGTTGCCGTGGTCGCAGGACGGCCGCTCGGGCATCGCGTACCGCGCCGAAACCATCGCCGCCGCCGACCCGGCCGCGGCCACCAAGACGGCCCAGCCGCCCCGGTAA